A single genomic interval of Primulina huaijiensis isolate GDHJ02 chromosome 7, ASM1229523v2, whole genome shotgun sequence harbors:
- the LOC140980348 gene encoding exonuclease V, chloroplastic-like yields MTPSPTRPPSTAKFPVEVITEEEMSLIEAAFSAAPPSVQFDRNVRSIRSITMLSKRRLSGCTESLNSDIEDSGRIIGPNSPNRQRRVLESFLHRFRRRRGLSVTDITSTEWCEKQMEFFLFRGRPKSTEAMKTGSARHMELEEEVVKRVKIDVESIEDRWAVKFMNFIWGINQLLLDGLTRELPVVGFAEGVWMVGIIDEIRMSLVESERIPILVDTKTRVRATLPAEPQRRNGRLQLMCYKYLWDSLVANKFPSHKFFDYFSLNPHYILSPEVRQVTEKSGFPSETLDDLVRYFQNSCCLLPRAQDQLLLRYELQEDQSLLGEDQFDYEPAWFESQIKSCMEFWQGEREAIFTPTEERWKCKFCKFSSRCPANSNMDDSTTPPENEDLLSPPIPSKNEQS; encoded by the exons ATGACTCCTTCACCGACTCGTCCCCCATCCACCGCCAAATTCCCCGTAGAAGTCATCACCGAAGAGGAGATGTCTCTCATCGAAGCTGCGTTCTCCGCCGCCCCTCCGTCCGTTCAGTTCGACCGGAATGTCAGGTCGATTAGATCTATTACTATGTTGTCTAAGCGTAGGCTCTCCGGTTGTACCGAATCGCTGAATTCGGATATTGAAGATTCGGGTCGGATTATTGGGCCAAATAGCCCGAACAGGCAGAGGAGAGTTCTTGAGTCTTTTCTCCATCGGTTCCGCAGGAGGAGAGGCCTTTCTGTTACCGACATCACTTCTACG GAATGGTGTGAAAAGCAAATGGAGTTTTTTCTATTTCGGGGCAGACCTAAAAGCACCGAAGCTATGAAAACAGGCAGTGCTCGCCACATGGAGCTGGAAGAAGAG GTTGTTAAAAGGGTGAAAATTGATGTTGAATCAATTGAAGATAGGTGGGCGGTTAAGTTTATGAATTTCATTTGGGGCATCAATCAACTGCTATTAGATGGATTGACACGAGAATTACCTGT AGTAGGCTTTGCAGAAGGTGTGTGGATGGTTGGAATAATAGATGAAATTCGGATGTCTTTGGTGGAGTCTGAAAGAATACCGATATTGGTTGACACGAAAACTCGTGTTCGAGCAACACTTCCAGCTGAACCACAAAGGAGAAATGGAAG GCTTCAATTAATGTGCTACAAGTACCTGTGGGACAGTTTAGTTGCAAACAAATTTccctcacacaagttttttgatTACTTCTCACTGAATCCACATTACATTTTGTCGCCCGAAGTTAGACAAGTTACAGAGAAATCAGGCTTCCCTTCAGAG ACTCTTGATGATTTAGTGAGGTATTTTCAAAATAGTTGCTGTTTGCTGCCTCGGGCTCAGGACCAGCTGCTTTTGAG ATACGAGTTACAAGAAGATCAATCATTATTGGGTGAAGATCAGTTTGATTATGAGCCCGCATGGTTCGAGAGCCAAATTAAGTCGTGTATGGAATTTTGGCAAGGGGAGCGAGAAGCCATCTTCACTCCAACCGAGGAGCGTTGGAAATGCAAGTtctgtaagttttcttctcgaTGTCCTGCAAACTCTAACATGGATGATTCGACAACTCCACCAGAGAACGAAGATCTCCTTTCTCCGCCAATTCCTTCAAAGAATGAACAGTCCTAA